In Cydia strobilella chromosome 8, ilCydStro3.1, whole genome shotgun sequence, one DNA window encodes the following:
- the LOC134743449 gene encoding uncharacterized protein LOC134743449 isoform X7 gives MLAWQMLCERYNNPKRLVTNHMRALFDVEPVPSTPSGLRGLCDNISKHLRSLRSLNVPTENWDLAIIHMLVKKLDSRLQSKWENSVDLRKLPSLQDFKTFLKNRADRLEATSPAVPSDAPSTSKKAMVTTSEPIKGSSQPISWRRCDDSSPGEVNRRSWTSGGAGHVTTSERCRNARSGGARAAQASQSTPSSWYETSVCRPAGGGWARSSRRSRAGMASPGWPSSEPPEGTSNARSITFVHYLLRVKSYK, from the exons ATGCTCGCGTGGCAGATGCTTTGTGAACGTTATAATAATCCTAAACGTTTAGTCACCAACCACATGCGAGCCTTGTTCGACGTGGAACCGGTACCGTCAACTCCTTCGGGTCTAAGAGGTCTGTGCGATAATATTTCCAAACATTTGAGATCTTTGCGctcattaaatgtacctaccgaAAATTGGGATCTCGCAATTATTCACATGTTAGTTAAAAAGTTAGACAGTCGATTGCAATCAAAGTGGGAAAACAGTGTTGATTTGAGAAAATTGCCTTCGTTGCAGGATTTCAAAACCTTCCTAAAGAACCGAGCTGACCGGCTGGAAGCGACCAGCCCAGCAGTACCATCGGACGCACCCAGCACTTCCAAGAAGGCCATGGTAACCACGTCCGAACCTATCAAG GGCTCGAGTCAGCCAATTTCCTGGCGGCGCTGCGACGATTCATCGCCAGGAGAGGTAAACCGAAGGAGTTG GACTTCTGGCGGCGCTGGTCACGTGACTACATCGGAACGCTGCAGGAACGCACGAAGTGGAGGAGCGCGCGCGGCCCAAGCCTCGCAGTCGACACCGTCGTCCTGGTACGAGACGAGCGTCTGCCGCCCTGCCGGTGGAGGCTGGGCAAGATCGTCGCGACGCAGCCGGGCCGGGATGGCGTCACCAGGGTGGCCGTCATCCGAACCGCCAGAGGGGACATCCAACGCGCGTTCAATAACATTTGTCCATTACCTACTTCGGGTGAAGtcatataagtag
- the LOC134743449 gene encoding uncharacterized protein LOC134743449 isoform X8 codes for MLAWQMLCERYNNPKRLVTNHMRALFDVEPVPSTPSGLRGLCDNISKHLRSLRSLNVPTENWDLAIIHMLVKKLDSRLQSKWENSVDLRKLPSLQDFKTFLKNRADRLEATSPAVPSDAPSTSKKAMGSSQPISWRRCDDSSPGEVNRRSWTSGGAGHVTTSERCRNARSGGARAAQASQSTPSSWYETSVCRPAGGGWARSSRRSRAGMASPGWPSSEPPEGTSNARSITFVHYLLRVKSYK; via the exons ATGCTCGCGTGGCAGATGCTTTGTGAACGTTATAATAATCCTAAACGTTTAGTCACCAACCACATGCGAGCCTTGTTCGACGTGGAACCGGTACCGTCAACTCCTTCGGGTCTAAGAGGTCTGTGCGATAATATTTCCAAACATTTGAGATCTTTGCGctcattaaatgtacctaccgaAAATTGGGATCTCGCAATTATTCACATGTTAGTTAAAAAGTTAGACAGTCGATTGCAATCAAAGTGGGAAAACAGTGTTGATTTGAGAAAATTGCCTTCGTTGCAGGATTTCAAAACCTTCCTAAAGAACCGAGCTGACCGGCTGGAAGCGACCAGCCCAGCAGTACCATCGGACGCACCCAGCACTTCCAAGAAGGCCATG GGCTCGAGTCAGCCAATTTCCTGGCGGCGCTGCGACGATTCATCGCCAGGAGAGGTAAACCGAAGGAGTTG GACTTCTGGCGGCGCTGGTCACGTGACTACATCGGAACGCTGCAGGAACGCACGAAGTGGAGGAGCGCGCGCGGCCCAAGCCTCGCAGTCGACACCGTCGTCCTGGTACGAGACGAGCGTCTGCCGCCCTGCCGGTGGAGGCTGGGCAAGATCGTCGCGACGCAGCCGGGCCGGGATGGCGTCACCAGGGTGGCCGTCATCCGAACCGCCAGAGGGGACATCCAACGCGCGTTCAATAACATTTGTCCATTACCTACTTCGGGTGAAGtcatataagtag
- the LOC134743449 gene encoding uncharacterized protein LOC134743449 isoform X1 has protein sequence MTIVRKPRRSNPSDFKTFLKNRADRLEATSPAVPSDAPSTSKKAMVTTSEPIKVTSKQFKCNQCPYCSSTHYINQCPKFSALNVIARIRAVNKLRLCFNCLSGTHVLTNCRASTCRVCKGKHHTLLHKPNTNTHVGSNPVPTRLPISTLIDEQPSSSQIETTLSNNTLIEKQINNARNRSVFLTTAQVLVRDKHNNVHKMKAFLDNGSQENFITENAAKKLQLNKEQLALNVIGFNEKVSSLLESCDVTLHSLDGTFTTNLSCFITPIICTTNILIPNVQRWHIPSRYKLADDEFNLAQDVDLLIGGEIFFDLLLTGKYKLGPGLPVLRRSRLGWIVTGSVQKKTESAIQCKVTVETQLKKFWEIEEGSAPNLPYDEKQCEDIFLKTHTHNSEGNFEIELPLKQPPTKLGQSRHIAYRRFKTLESKFERNPEFKDKYVNFMREFEQAGHMIQLQDNYDGPCNFLPHQAVFRDSPSTPIRIVFDCSCRTDNGISLNDIQYKGSIIQDELINILLRFRKYQYVINADIQKMYRCIYVKPNQQYLQCIFWRENTHQRLQIYMLTTLSFGLKSAPHIATRCLLQLSNENQHTFPAAAEAIANQFYMDDFIAGGDDENQVAETASQVNEILRGANFTLRKWKSNSEVIIKRVSETHTHQNTHTTEFGDKTHKVLGLAWSSDSDELMYTIKENQISHPITKRKVLGVISSIFDPLGLTGPVIVVAKIFIQKLFKAQLDWDTELTQDLIQEWNTFYRDLFLLNQLKISRCTVIPNYVTIQIHGFCDSSIKAYGAAIYIRSSDRVGNVQVHLLYSKSKISPIQPQTIPNLELCSSLLLATHVDKIKRALKCDVSGINLWSDSKITLCWIKNSNPKLTCFVSNRVTKVLSLTNKHEWSWVRSEDNPADLLSRGVAPGKLETNQLWWSGPAWLTQSPDTWPTHDSESLNHAPEAESDVNITLTLAISTESNDTIQYLFHRWSSDKTLIHVLAYILRFIYNTKNKTRTINPNNKLSGPLSVEELKKSDHALIRHAQMESFPHEYKLLQNNKPVLNKSKILSLHPFMKDGLVRVGGRIGLSHYAYEKKHPLILSHEHALTKLLMANAHIRTLHAGPQLLLSTIRERIWPTKGRMLASKIVNKCVPCFRANPKTTNPIMGNLPPSRVNPSPPFAITGIDYGGPYNIRDRTGRGYKVSKCYIAVFICFATKAIHLELITGLESANFLAALRRFIARRGKPKELVSDNSTTFHGASNELKDLQKYLQDSSSELVSHCADEGIKWSFIPVYTPHMGSLWESSIKLTKYHLKRVLGLSLLTYEQFVSILYQVESMVNSRPLCPLPSSNPDYPVLTPAHFLIGKAPNSLPDEDYNHVPKNRLTHYQLLQQITQDFWRRWSRDYIGTLQERTKWRSARGPSLAVDTVVLVRDERLPPCRWRLGKIVATQPGRDGVTRVAVIRTARGDIQRAFNNICPLPTSGEVI, from the exons ATGACCATAGTCCGCAAGCCCCGCCGCAGCAACCCCTCG GATTTCAAAACCTTCCTAAAGAACCGAGCTGACCGGCTGGAAGCGACCAGCCCAGCAGTACCATCGGACGCACCCAGCACTTCCAAGAAGGCCATGGTAACCACGTCCGAACCTATCAAGGTAACCTCCAAACAGTTTAAATGTAACCAGTGTCCGTATTGTTCGAGTACGCATTATATTAATCAGTGTCCAAAGTTTAGTGCATTAAACGTTATCGCGCGCATCCGAGCCGTGAATAAATTACGATTATGCTTTAATTGTTTGTCCGGAACGCATGTCTTAACAAACTGCAGGGCCAGTACATGTCGAGTATGTAAGGGCAAGCATCATACGTTACTACACAAACCAAATACCAACACTCATGTAGGTAGTAACCCCGTACCAACGCGATTACCAATATCAACGTTAATCGACGAACAACCGAGTTCTAGTCAAATCGAGACTACCTTGTCGAATAACACTTTaatcgaaaaacaaataaacaatgcgCGAAATAGGTCAGTTTTCCTTACAACAGCCCAAGTGCTCGTTAGGGATAAGCATAACAATGTGCATAAAATGAAGGCATTTTTAGACAATGGCTCgcaagaaaatttcattaccgaaaacgcggccaaaaagttacaattaaaCAAGGAACAACTTGCCTTAAATGTCATAGGTTTCAATGAAAAAGTGTCTAGCCTTTTAGAATCGTGTGACGTAACATTGCATTCCTTAGACGGAACCTTTACAACGAATTTGTCCTGTTTTATTACGCCTATAATTTGtactaccaacattttaataccaAACGTGCAACGTTGGCACATTCCGTCGCGTTATAAATTAGCTGATGACGAGTTTAACTTAGCTCAAGATGTAGATTTGCTTATCGGTGGGGAGATATTCTTTGATTTACTTCTTACCGGTAAATACAAGCTCGGGCCCGGATTACCGGTTCTGAGACGCTCGCGATTAGGATGGATAGtcacgggttccgtacaaaaaaaaaccgagtctgccattcaatgtaaagttacagtagaaactcaattaaaaaagttttgggaAATAGAGGAGGGTTCCGCACCAAATTTACCCTATGATGAAAAACAATGTGAGGATATATTTCTGAAAACTCACACTCACAACTCTGAGGGTAATTTCGAAATAGAACTTCCATTAAAGCAGCCACCTACCAAGTTAGGTCAATCTAGGCACATAGCATATCGGAGGTTCAAAACATTAGAATCCAAGTTCGAGCGGAACCCcgaatttaaagataaatatgtgAATTTCATGCGCGAGTTCGAACAAGCTGGCCATATGATTCAATTACAAGATAATTATGATGGCCCATGTAATTTTCTGCCCCACCAAGCTGTTTTTCGCGACTCCCCCTCAACCCCTATTCGAATTGTTTTCGACTGCTCATGCAGAACTGATAACGGCATTTCTTTGAATGATATCCAATACAAAGGCTCAATAATACAGGACGAACTCATAAATATACTTCTACGATTCCGAAAATACCAATATGTTATTAACGCtgacatacaaaaaatgtacagatgtatttatgttaaaccAAATCAACAATACCTACAATGCATATTTTGGCGGGAAAATACTCACCAACGACTCCAAATTTATATGCTGACCACATTAAGTTTCGGCTTAAAGTCAGCACCACATATTGCAACCAGatgtttgttacaattgtcaaACGAAAACCAACACACATTTCCAGCAGCTGCAGAGGCCATAGCGAACCAGTTCTACATGGACGATTTTATCGCCGGCGGCGACGACGAGAATCAGGTAGCTGAAACTGCATCACAGGTGAACGAGATCCTGCGGGGAGCCAACTTCACGCTGCGGAAATGGAAGTCCAATTCCGAAGTCATCATAAAACGGGTGagcgaaacacacacacaccaaaacacacacacaaccgaATTTGGAGATAAAACACATAAGGTCCTGGGTTTAGCGTGGTCTAGTGACTCAGATGAGCTTATGTATACCATTAAAgaaaaccaaatttcacacccaaTCACCAAAAGAAAGGTACTAGGGGTAATTTCGTCCATTTTCGACCCCCTAGGCTTGACGGGACCAGTAATTGTagtagccaaaatatttattcaaaaattatttaaggctCAATTAGATTGGGATACCGAATTAACACAAGACTTGATCCAAGAATGGAACACATTCTATCgagacttgtttttattaaaccaaTTGAAAATTTCGAGATGTACAGTCATACCCAATTATGTAACGATACAAATTCATGGGTTCTGTGACAGTAGTATTAAAGCCTATGGCGCTGCCATCTATATACGATCAAGCGATAGAGTAGGAAACGTACAAGTTCACCTACTttactcaaaatcaaaaataagtccaatacaaccccaaactattccaaatttggaactttgttccagtttactgctcgcgacacatgtcgacaaaataaaacgagcattaaaatgtgacgtttccggAATCAACCTGTGGTCagattcaaaaataacattatgttggataaaaaatagtaaccctaaattaacttgttttgttaGTAACAGAGTCACAAAAGTATTATCACTTACAAACAAGCACGAGTGGTCATGGGTCCGCTCGGAGGATAACCCCGCCGACCTTTTGTCCCGAGGGGTAGCACCAGGCAAGCTGGAAACCAACCAGTTATGGTGGTCTGGGCCGGCGTGGTTGACCCAAAGTCCGGACACATGGCCGACCCACGATTCTGAGTCACTAAATCATGCACCCGAGGCCGAGAGCGACGTAAACATAACTCTCACCTTGGCTATTAGCACAGAATCTAACGACACGATACAATATCTTTTCCACAGGTGGTCAAGCGATAAAACACTTATtcatgtattagcatacatacttcgatttatatataatacaaaaaataaaactcgaacaattaatccaaataataaattatcaggaCCATTGTCCgtagaagaattaaaaaaatcggatcacgcattaattagacatgcacaaatggaatcattcccacacgaatataaattattgcaaaacaataaaccggttcttaacaaatcaaaaatattatctttacacCCATTCATGAAGGACGGACTCGTTCGCGTAGGCGGACGAATCGGTCTTTCGCATTatgcatatgaaaaaaaacatcctTTAATATTAAGTCACGAGCACGCGCTTACCAAACTACTGATGGCAAACGCACATATACGTACTCTGCACGCTGGCCCTCAGTTATTACTTTCAACTATTCGCGAGCGCATCTGGCCAACAAAAGGTAGGATGTTAGCctcgaaaattgtaaataaatgcgtTCCGTGTTTTAGAGCAAATCCAAAGACTACTAACCCTATAATGGGAAACTTACCCCCCTCAAGGGTAAATCCTTCCCCCCCCTTTGCTATCACGGGTATCGATTATGGAGGAccttataacattagagataggACAGGGCGTGGTTACAAGGTCTCTAAGTGCTATATAgcagtgtttatttgttttgcaacAAAGGCAATTCATCTCGAATTAATTACAGGGCTCGAGTCAGCCAATTTCCTGGCGGCGCTGCGACGATTCATCGCCAGGAGAGGTAAACCGAAGGAGTTGGTGAGTGACAATTCAACAACCTTTCATGGGGCTAGTAACGAGctaaaagatttacaaaaatacctacaggacAGCTCGAGCGAGCTAGTATCTCATTGCGCAGACGAGGGCATAAAATGGAGTTTTATTCCTGTCTATACACCTCATATGGGGTCCCTATgggaatctagtataaaacttaccaaatatcatttaaaaagagtGTTAGGGTTATCTTTGTTAACTTACGAACAATTTGTATCAATCCTATATCAGGTAGAATCTATGGTAAATTCTAGGCCACTATGTCCCTTACCTAGTTCAAATCCTGACTATCCTGTCCTTACGCCAGCTCACTTTTTAATTGGAAAAGCACCAAATTCACTTCCGGACGAAGATTATAACCATGTACCAAAGAACCGATTAACTCACTATCAACTTTTGCAACAAATCACGCAGGACTTCTGGCGGCGCTGGTCACGTGACTACATCGGAACGCTGCAGGAACGCACGAAGTGGAGGAGCGCGCGCGGCCCAAGCCTCGCAGTCGACACCGTCGTCCTGGTACGAGACGAGCGTCTGCCGCCCTGCCGGTGGAGGCTGGGCAAGATCGTCGCGACGCAGCCGGGCCGGGATGGCGTCACCAGGGTGGCCGTCATCCGAACCGCCAGAGGGGACATCCAACGCGCGTTCAATAACATTTGTCCATTACCTACTTCGGGTGAAGtcatataa
- the LOC134743449 gene encoding uncharacterized protein LOC134743449 isoform X10 — MLAWQMLCERYNNPKRLVTNHMRALFDVEPVPSTPSGLRGLESANFLAALRRFIARRGKPKELDFWRRWSRDYIGTLQERTKWRSARGPSLAVDTVVLVRDERLPPCRWRLGKIVATQPGRDGVTRVAVIRTARGDIQRAFNNICPLPTSGEVI; from the exons ATGCTCGCGTGGCAGATGCTTTGTGAACGTTATAATAATCCTAAACGTTTAGTCACCAACCACATGCGAGCCTTGTTCGACGTGGAACCGGTACCGTCAACTCCTTCGGGTCTAAGAG GGCTCGAGTCAGCCAATTTCCTGGCGGCGCTGCGACGATTCATCGCCAGGAGAGGTAAACCGAAGGAGTTG GACTTCTGGCGGCGCTGGTCACGTGACTACATCGGAACGCTGCAGGAACGCACGAAGTGGAGGAGCGCGCGCGGCCCAAGCCTCGCAGTCGACACCGTCGTCCTGGTACGAGACGAGCGTCTGCCGCCCTGCCGGTGGAGGCTGGGCAAGATCGTCGCGACGCAGCCGGGCCGGGATGGCGTCACCAGGGTGGCCGTCATCCGAACCGCCAGAGGGGACATCCAACGCGCGTTCAATAACATTTGTCCATTACCTACTTCGGGTGAAGtcatataa
- the LOC134743449 gene encoding uncharacterized protein LOC134743449 isoform X5, whose translation MLAWQMLCERYNNPKRLVTNHMRALFDVEPVPSTPSGLRGLCDNISKHLRSLRSLNVPTENWDLAIIHMLVKKLDSRLQSKWENSVDLRKLPSLQDFKTFLKNRADRLEATSPAVPSDAPSTSKKAMVTTSEPIKVTSKQFKCNQCPYCSSTHYINQCPKFSALNVIARIRAVNKLRLCFNCLSGTHVLTNCRASTCRVCKGKHHTLLHKPNTNTHVGSNPVPTRLPISTLIDEQPSSSQIETTLSNNTLIEKQINNARNRSVFLTTAQVLVRDKHNNVHKMKAFLDNGSQENFITENAAKKLQLNKEQLALNVIGFNEKVSSLLESCDVTLHSLDGTFTTNLSCFITPIICTTNILIPNVQRWHIPSRYKLADDEFNLAQDVDLLIGGEIFFDLLLTGKYKLGPGLPVLRRSRLGWIVTGSVQKKTESAIQCKVTVETQLKKFWEIEEGSAPNLPYDEKQCEDIFLKTHTHNSEGNFEIELPLKQPPTKLGQSRHIAYRRFKTLESKFERNPEFKDKYVNFMREFEQAGHMIQLQDNYDGPCNFLPHQAVFRDSPSTPIRIVFDCSCRTDNGISLNDIQYKGSIIQDELINILLRFRKYQYVINADIQKMYRCIYVKPNQQYLQCIFWRENTHQRLQIYMLTTLSFGLKSAPHIATRCLLQLSNENQHTFPAAAEAIANQFYMDDFIAGGDDENQVAETASQVNEILRGANFTLRKWKSNSEVIIKRGSSQPISWRRCDDSSPGEVNRRSWTSGGAGHVTTSERCRNARSGGARAAQASQSTPSSWYETSVCRPAGGGWARSSRRSRAGMASPGWPSSEPPEGTSNARSITFVHYLLRVKSYK comes from the exons ATGCTCGCGTGGCAGATGCTTTGTGAACGTTATAATAATCCTAAACGTTTAGTCACCAACCACATGCGAGCCTTGTTCGACGTGGAACCGGTACCGTCAACTCCTTCGGGTCTAAGAGGTCTGTGCGATAATATTTCCAAACATTTGAGATCTTTGCGctcattaaatgtacctaccgaAAATTGGGATCTCGCAATTATTCACATGTTAGTTAAAAAGTTAGACAGTCGATTGCAATCAAAGTGGGAAAACAGTGTTGATTTGAGAAAATTGCCTTCGTTGCAGGATTTCAAAACCTTCCTAAAGAACCGAGCTGACCGGCTGGAAGCGACCAGCCCAGCAGTACCATCGGACGCACCCAGCACTTCCAAGAAGGCCATGGTAACCACGTCCGAACCTATCAAGGTAACCTCCAAACAGTTTAAATGTAACCAGTGTCCGTATTGTTCGAGTACGCATTATATTAATCAGTGTCCAAAGTTTAGTGCATTAAACGTTATCGCGCGCATCCGAGCCGTGAATAAATTACGATTATGCTTTAATTGTTTGTCCGGAACGCATGTCTTAACAAACTGCAGGGCCAGTACATGTCGAGTATGTAAGGGCAAGCATCATACGTTACTACACAAACCAAATACCAACACTCATGTAGGTAGTAACCCCGTACCAACGCGATTACCAATATCAACGTTAATCGACGAACAACCGAGTTCTAGTCAAATCGAGACTACCTTGTCGAATAACACTTTaatcgaaaaacaaataaacaatgcgCGAAATAGGTCAGTTTTCCTTACAACAGCCCAAGTGCTCGTTAGGGATAAGCATAACAATGTGCATAAAATGAAGGCATTTTTAGACAATGGCTCgcaagaaaatttcattaccgaaaacgcggccaaaaagttacaattaaaCAAGGAACAACTTGCCTTAAATGTCATAGGTTTCAATGAAAAAGTGTCTAGCCTTTTAGAATCGTGTGACGTAACATTGCATTCCTTAGACGGAACCTTTACAACGAATTTGTCCTGTTTTATTACGCCTATAATTTGtactaccaacattttaataccaAACGTGCAACGTTGGCACATTCCGTCGCGTTATAAATTAGCTGATGACGAGTTTAACTTAGCTCAAGATGTAGATTTGCTTATCGGTGGGGAGATATTCTTTGATTTACTTCTTACCGGTAAATACAAGCTCGGGCCCGGATTACCGGTTCTGAGACGCTCGCGATTAGGATGGATAGtcacgggttccgtacaaaaaaaaaccgagtctgccattcaatgtaaagttacagtagaaactcaattaaaaaagttttgggaAATAGAGGAGGGTTCCGCACCAAATTTACCCTATGATGAAAAACAATGTGAGGATATATTTCTGAAAACTCACACTCACAACTCTGAGGGTAATTTCGAAATAGAACTTCCATTAAAGCAGCCACCTACCAAGTTAGGTCAATCTAGGCACATAGCATATCGGAGGTTCAAAACATTAGAATCCAAGTTCGAGCGGAACCCcgaatttaaagataaatatgtgAATTTCATGCGCGAGTTCGAACAAGCTGGCCATATGATTCAATTACAAGATAATTATGATGGCCCATGTAATTTTCTGCCCCACCAAGCTGTTTTTCGCGACTCCCCCTCAACCCCTATTCGAATTGTTTTCGACTGCTCATGCAGAACTGATAACGGCATTTCTTTGAATGATATCCAATACAAAGGCTCAATAATACAGGACGAACTCATAAATATACTTCTACGATTCCGAAAATACCAATATGTTATTAACGCtgacatacaaaaaatgtacagatgtatttatgttaaaccAAATCAACAATACCTACAATGCATATTTTGGCGGGAAAATACTCACCAACGACTCCAAATTTATATGCTGACCACATTAAGTTTCGGCTTAAAGTCAGCACCACATATTGCAACCAGatgtttgttacaattgtcaaACGAAAACCAACACACATTTCCAGCAGCTGCAGAGGCCATAGCGAACCAGTTCTACATGGACGATTTTATCGCCGGCGGCGACGACGAGAATCAGGTAGCTGAAACTGCATCACAGGTGAACGAGATCCTGCGGGGAGCCAACTTCACGCTGCGGAAATGGAAGTCCAATTCCGAAGTCATCATAAAACGG GGCTCGAGTCAGCCAATTTCCTGGCGGCGCTGCGACGATTCATCGCCAGGAGAGGTAAACCGAAGGAGTTG GACTTCTGGCGGCGCTGGTCACGTGACTACATCGGAACGCTGCAGGAACGCACGAAGTGGAGGAGCGCGCGCGGCCCAAGCCTCGCAGTCGACACCGTCGTCCTGGTACGAGACGAGCGTCTGCCGCCCTGCCGGTGGAGGCTGGGCAAGATCGTCGCGACGCAGCCGGGCCGGGATGGCGTCACCAGGGTGGCCGTCATCCGAACCGCCAGAGGGGACATCCAACGCGCGTTCAATAACATTTGTCCATTACCTACTTCGGGTGAAGtcatataagtag
- the LOC134743449 gene encoding uncharacterized protein LOC134743449 isoform X9: MTIVRKPRRSNPSDFKTFLKNRADRLEATSPAVPSDAPSTSKKAMVTTSEPIKGSSQPISWRRCDDSSPGEVNRRSWTSGGAGHVTTSERCRNARSGGARAAQASQSTPSSWYETSVCRPAGGGWARSSRRSRAGMASPGWPSSEPPEGTSNARSITFVHYLLRVKSYK, translated from the exons ATGACCATAGTCCGCAAGCCCCGCCGCAGCAACCCCTCG GATTTCAAAACCTTCCTAAAGAACCGAGCTGACCGGCTGGAAGCGACCAGCCCAGCAGTACCATCGGACGCACCCAGCACTTCCAAGAAGGCCATGGTAACCACGTCCGAACCTATCAAG GGCTCGAGTCAGCCAATTTCCTGGCGGCGCTGCGACGATTCATCGCCAGGAGAGGTAAACCGAAGGAGTTG GACTTCTGGCGGCGCTGGTCACGTGACTACATCGGAACGCTGCAGGAACGCACGAAGTGGAGGAGCGCGCGCGGCCCAAGCCTCGCAGTCGACACCGTCGTCCTGGTACGAGACGAGCGTCTGCCGCCCTGCCGGTGGAGGCTGGGCAAGATCGTCGCGACGCAGCCGGGCCGGGATGGCGTCACCAGGGTGGCCGTCATCCGAACCGCCAGAGGGGACATCCAACGCGCGTTCAATAACATTTGTCCATTACCTACTTCGGGTGAAGtcatataagtag